A section of the Microbacterium sp. MM2322 genome encodes:
- a CDS encoding glutaredoxin domain-containing protein: MTDTSAQITMFGAEWCRDCRRTKAQLDSLGVDYRYVDLEAEPDAADVAREISGRTNIPVVVYPDATHHVEPSNDDVAAKLRELSLI; encoded by the coding sequence ATGACCGACACGTCCGCTCAGATCACGATGTTCGGCGCCGAATGGTGCCGCGACTGCCGCCGCACGAAGGCGCAGCTCGACAGCCTCGGAGTCGATTACCGCTACGTCGATCTGGAAGCCGAGCCCGACGCCGCCGACGTCGCCCGCGAGATCTCCGGACGCACCAACATCCCCGTGGTCGTCTACCCGGACGCCACGCACCACGTCGAGCCGAGCAACGACGACGTCGCCGCGAAGCTCCGCGAGCTGTCGCTCATCTGA
- a CDS encoding aldehyde dehydrogenase family protein, with protein sequence MTTTSPSAPRDLSPGADTRASLDAALTRLRAGAGAWTDLPPAGRRYLLREIRSAVSAAADDWARIAAASKGLDPRHPLAGEEWLAGPYAAIVALDAYADTLDALARGRSPLAGIRTGTAPGGRTVVHTSPLKVSDRILLSGYTTEVWLRPGVTPHEARDAAGLASRHPLRSTGVGLVLGAGNVTSIPFLDVLYELLAEGRVALLKVNPTQDALVPVFERAFAPLIEAGFAAVVSGGGDVGAYLTRHPEIDHVHITGSETTFRAIVGSGEDRLRVPITAELGGVSPIIVVPGRWTTADLRFQAEHVATMRLHNSGHNCIAGQVVLLSRDWDQREDFERELRRAFARTPQRPVWYPHAADRLRRVRETYPDSEWFADGTRAIVTGDGEIETTEYFAPVLGIIDLPGTGAAFVDAAVAHANERLTGTLGANVLIDPATQARLGSGFDDAVARLEYGTIAVNGWTAFGFLTPTATWGAFPGGTVDDAPSGIGIVHNALLLDDVERTVVRGPFRPFPRSLGRGRFSVLPKPPWFVTSRTGRAVSEGFARFRIDGRIGPLLVTLARAFGA encoded by the coding sequence ATGACGACGACGTCACCGTCCGCGCCGCGGGACCTCTCCCCGGGCGCCGACACCCGCGCCAGCCTCGACGCGGCACTCACACGCCTCCGCGCGGGCGCGGGCGCGTGGACCGACCTTCCTCCCGCTGGACGTCGCTACCTGCTCCGCGAGATCCGCTCCGCGGTGAGCGCGGCAGCCGACGACTGGGCGCGGATCGCCGCCGCCAGCAAGGGCCTCGACCCGCGGCATCCGCTCGCCGGTGAGGAATGGCTCGCCGGACCCTACGCCGCCATCGTCGCGCTCGACGCGTACGCCGACACCCTCGACGCCCTCGCCCGCGGTCGCAGCCCGCTCGCCGGCATCCGCACCGGCACGGCACCCGGCGGACGCACCGTCGTGCACACGTCGCCGCTGAAGGTATCCGACCGCATCCTGCTGTCGGGGTACACGACCGAGGTGTGGTTGCGACCCGGCGTGACCCCCCACGAGGCTCGGGATGCCGCGGGCCTCGCATCGCGGCATCCGCTTCGCAGCACCGGGGTCGGCCTCGTCCTCGGTGCCGGCAACGTGACCTCGATCCCCTTCCTCGACGTGCTGTACGAGCTGCTCGCCGAGGGGCGCGTGGCGCTCCTGAAGGTGAACCCCACGCAGGACGCGCTCGTGCCGGTCTTCGAGCGGGCGTTCGCGCCGCTCATCGAGGCCGGATTCGCGGCCGTCGTGAGCGGGGGCGGCGACGTCGGCGCCTATCTGACGAGGCATCCCGAGATCGACCACGTGCACATCACGGGATCCGAGACGACCTTCCGCGCGATCGTCGGTTCGGGCGAGGATCGCCTGCGCGTGCCGATCACCGCCGAGCTCGGCGGGGTATCGCCGATCATCGTCGTGCCGGGACGCTGGACGACAGCCGACCTGAGGTTCCAGGCCGAGCACGTCGCGACCATGCGACTGCACAACAGCGGCCACAACTGCATCGCCGGCCAGGTGGTGCTGCTCAGCCGCGACTGGGACCAGCGAGAGGACTTCGAGCGGGAGCTCCGCCGCGCCTTCGCGCGGACGCCGCAGCGCCCCGTCTGGTATCCGCACGCGGCGGATCGCCTCCGGCGCGTGCGCGAGACCTACCCCGACTCGGAGTGGTTCGCCGACGGCACGAGGGCGATCGTCACCGGTGACGGCGAGATCGAGACGACGGAGTACTTCGCCCCCGTTCTCGGGATCATCGACCTCCCGGGCACCGGCGCCGCCTTCGTCGACGCCGCCGTCGCACATGCGAACGAGCGATTGACGGGCACCCTCGGCGCCAACGTGCTGATCGACCCGGCCACCCAAGCCCGGCTGGGATCCGGCTTCGACGACGCCGTGGCACGCCTCGAGTACGGCACGATCGCGGTGAACGGGTGGACTGCCTTCGGATTCCTCACGCCCACCGCGACCTGGGGCGCGTTCCCGGGCGGCACCGTCGACGACGCACCGAGTGGAATCGGGATCGTCCACAACGCCCTCCTGCTGGACGACGTCGAACGCACCGTCGTGCGCGGTCCGTTCCGTCCCTTCCCGCGCTCGCTCGGGCGCGGCCGCTTCTCCGTCCTGCCGAAGCCGCCATGGTTCGTGACCTCCCGCACCGGCCGCGCCGTGTCGGAGGGCTTCGCCCGCTTCCGGATCGACGGACGCATCGGGCCGCTGCTCGTCACCCTCGCTCGCGCCTTCGGCGCCTGA
- a CDS encoding glycosyltransferase family 2 protein encodes MDLSIIVPTFNEGPNVDELLQRIGDALDGRVFEVIFVDDSTDDTPAIVTAAAATAPFPVRLIHRENADAGLGGAVVAGFQAATSRWCLVMDGDLQHPPEDIPRLVERAERGDVDVVIASRYASGGTSKGLADATRTAVSRASTALTKAMFPRKLANCSDPMTGFFLVDTQAVDVDALRPRGFKILLEVLARRQLRVDEVPFDFAERHAGTSKATFTQGVRFLTQLAMLRFGRMSAFALVGGFGAIANLVIMWGLIRLDMDYVPAAIVASVITIITNFLLLEYLVFADMRSESGRMHTRFVKSFSFNGLEAIIRIPVLSILVEGAHIPAVLAAALTLVAAFVLRFVFHALVVYAPRRTARAVSSPETAPAAAGRRTLE; translated from the coding sequence ATGGATCTGTCGATCATCGTTCCGACCTTCAACGAAGGTCCGAACGTCGACGAGCTGCTACAGCGCATCGGCGACGCGCTCGACGGACGCGTCTTCGAGGTCATCTTCGTCGACGATTCAACCGATGACACCCCCGCGATCGTCACCGCCGCGGCGGCCACCGCACCGTTCCCCGTGCGCCTGATCCACCGGGAGAACGCGGACGCAGGCCTCGGCGGCGCGGTCGTCGCCGGATTCCAGGCGGCCACCTCGCGCTGGTGCCTCGTCATGGACGGCGACCTGCAGCATCCCCCCGAGGACATCCCGCGACTCGTCGAACGCGCCGAACGCGGCGACGTCGACGTCGTCATCGCTTCGCGCTATGCCTCGGGTGGCACCTCGAAGGGCCTCGCCGACGCGACCCGCACCGCCGTCTCACGCGCCTCGACCGCGCTGACGAAGGCGATGTTCCCCCGCAAGCTCGCGAACTGCTCCGACCCGATGACGGGCTTCTTCCTCGTCGACACCCAGGCCGTCGACGTCGATGCGCTCCGCCCCCGCGGGTTCAAGATCCTGCTCGAGGTCCTCGCCCGACGGCAGCTGCGCGTCGACGAGGTTCCCTTCGACTTCGCCGAGCGTCACGCCGGCACCTCCAAGGCGACGTTCACGCAGGGCGTGCGCTTCCTCACGCAGCTCGCGATGCTCCGCTTCGGACGGATGTCGGCCTTCGCCCTCGTCGGCGGGTTCGGCGCCATCGCGAACCTGGTCATCATGTGGGGACTCATCCGGCTCGACATGGACTACGTGCCGGCGGCGATCGTCGCGAGCGTCATCACGATCATCACGAACTTCCTGCTGCTCGAATACCTCGTGTTCGCCGACATGCGCTCCGAATCCGGGCGGATGCACACGCGGTTCGTGAAGTCGTTCTCCTTCAACGGACTCGAAGCGATCATCCGCATCCCGGTCCTGTCGATCCTCGTCGAGGGTGCGCACATCCCGGCCGTCCTCGCCGCCGCGCTCACCCTCGTCGCCGCGTTCGTGCTGCGCTTCGTCTTCCACGCCCTCGTCGTCTATGCACCCCGCAGAACGGCCCGCGCGGTCAGCTCCCCCGAGACCGCGCCCGCCGCGGCGGGCAGGCGTACGCTGGAGTGA